A portion of the Bacillus thuringiensis genome contains these proteins:
- a CDS encoding MTH1187 family thiamine-binding protein: MSQQVTMSFSVVPQAKTKDVYSVVDKAIEVVQQSGVRYEVGAMETTLEGELDVLLDVVKRAQQACVDAGAEEVITSIKIHYRPSTGVTIDEKVWKYRDEYEKPEAI; encoded by the coding sequence ATGTCACAACAAGTTACAATGTCATTTTCAGTAGTACCACAAGCGAAAACGAAAGATGTATATTCTGTTGTCGATAAAGCAATTGAAGTTGTGCAACAATCGGGAGTTCGTTATGAAGTAGGGGCAATGGAAACAACTTTGGAAGGAGAATTAGATGTACTTCTTGATGTCGTTAAACGTGCGCAACAAGCTTGCGTCGATGCTGGAGCAGAAGAAGTGATTACTTCTATTAAAATCCATTATCGTCCAAGCACTGGTGTAACAATAGATGAAAAGGTTTGGAAGTACCGTGATGAATATGAAAAACCAGAAGCAATCTAA
- a CDS encoding ABC transporter permease — translation MNMKNQKQSKLITTIWLILLIAIWEGSVSLFKIEPWILPKPSAIVQELIGMKDLLLPNTMQTLQEVIIGLFFAILLGTSIAIIMDVIPLFRILINPLLVISQTIPIVVLAPLFIIWFGYGMLPKVMVVILVCFFPIALSILEGFQTVDKNMLKLLQTMKATKWQVYQKVKFPAVLPYFFSGLKIAVTYSVMGAIIGEWLGASEGLGVMLTRATKSFLTARVFGVAAIIVMVTLCLYFIVEFMARITAPWIYRKDGRK, via the coding sequence ATGAATATGAAAAACCAGAAGCAATCTAAACTTATTACAACTATTTGGCTTATCCTTCTCATTGCAATATGGGAAGGATCTGTTTCATTATTTAAAATCGAACCGTGGATTTTACCAAAGCCTTCTGCCATTGTTCAAGAATTAATTGGGATGAAAGATTTACTATTACCAAATACGATGCAAACACTGCAGGAAGTTATAATTGGACTATTCTTTGCAATTTTATTGGGGACGAGCATCGCAATTATTATGGACGTTATACCGTTATTTCGTATTTTAATAAATCCATTGCTCGTTATTTCGCAAACAATTCCAATCGTTGTACTTGCACCGCTATTTATTATTTGGTTTGGATATGGGATGTTGCCAAAAGTAATGGTCGTAATACTCGTTTGTTTCTTCCCAATTGCGCTTAGTATTTTAGAAGGTTTTCAAACAGTAGATAAAAACATGTTGAAGCTGTTACAAACAATGAAGGCGACAAAGTGGCAAGTTTACCAGAAAGTAAAATTTCCAGCAGTGCTCCCATACTTTTTCTCAGGTTTAAAAATTGCAGTTACATATAGCGTAATGGGGGCAATTATCGGAGAATGGCTCGGTGCAAGTGAAGGATTAGGGGTTATGCTTACGAGGGCTACAAAATCCTTTTTGACTGCCCGAGTATTTGGTGTTGCAGCAATCATCGTTATGGTGACATTATGCCTGTATTTTATCGTAGAGTTTATGGCAAGAATAACAGCACCATGGATATATAGAAAGGACGGCAGAAAATGA
- a CDS encoding ABC transporter substrate-binding protein: MKKGLKVMLAALLAVGVAGCNPAKKEESASKDQKVKVVLDWFPNTNHTGLYVAQAKDYYKKQGLDVEIIQPGDNVTAEQMIASGKADFAISAQENVTLARVEGIPVVSVGAIIQHNTSAFASLKKDNMTSPKAFEGKRYGGWGGPAEEATLKTIMDKHQADFNKVEKIILGQTDFFKSIGRDADFEWIYYGWDGIEAKRQGKELNTIMVKDLDPALDFYSPVIITSEKHTKQDKDFVKKFMSATTEGYNFAIKEPKEAADLLIKAVPDVNKDLVQESQKWLSTKYQDDAKAWGVQKEEIWTNYMNFLYDNKVIKKKIDVKDAFTNEFLPSEK, from the coding sequence ATGAAAAAAGGTTTAAAAGTTATGTTAGCTGCCTTATTAGCAGTAGGTGTGGCTGGATGTAATCCGGCGAAGAAAGAAGAAAGCGCAAGTAAAGATCAAAAAGTAAAAGTAGTATTAGATTGGTTTCCAAATACGAATCATACTGGCTTATATGTAGCGCAAGCGAAAGATTATTACAAAAAGCAAGGATTAGATGTAGAAATTATTCAACCAGGTGACAATGTAACAGCAGAGCAAATGATAGCATCAGGAAAAGCTGACTTCGCAATAAGCGCACAAGAAAATGTAACGTTAGCTCGTGTGGAAGGGATCCCTGTTGTGTCTGTAGGCGCGATTATTCAGCATAACACTTCAGCTTTTGCATCGCTTAAGAAAGATAATATGACGTCACCGAAAGCTTTTGAAGGTAAACGTTATGGCGGCTGGGGAGGACCAGCGGAAGAAGCGACATTAAAGACGATTATGGATAAGCATCAAGCTGATTTTAATAAAGTTGAAAAAATTATCTTAGGACAAACAGATTTCTTTAAATCAATCGGCCGTGATGCAGATTTCGAATGGATTTATTACGGTTGGGATGGTATTGAAGCGAAGCGTCAAGGAAAAGAGTTAAATACGATTATGGTGAAGGACTTAGATCCAGCGCTTGATTTCTATAGTCCTGTTATTATTACGAGTGAAAAACATACGAAGCAAGATAAAGACTTTGTGAAAAAGTTTATGAGTGCAACGACAGAAGGTTATAATTTTGCAATTAAGGAACCGAAAGAAGCTGCTGATCTTCTAATTAAAGCTGTTCCAGATGTAAATAAAGATTTAGTTCAAGAAAGCCAGAAATGGTTAAGTACGAAGTATCAAGATGATGCTAAAGCATGGGGAGTACAGAAGGAAGAAATTTGGACGAATTACATGAATTTCTTATATGATAACAAAGTTATTAAAAAGAAAATCGATGTAAAAGATGCTTTTACAAATGAATTCCTTCCAAGTGAAAAATGA
- a CDS encoding ABC transporter ATP-binding protein, whose protein sequence is MSGLQIKNIVKSFDGKNVLENISASIQEGEFVSFVGPSGCGKSTLLNMIANVENPTSGNVTYNDKQVQEQDVVSYMPQQDLLLPWRSALQNIVLPLEIEGKPKKQRLTEGMEALKQFELDEYANHYPDELSGGMRQRISFLRTYLCEKPIMLLDEPFGKLDAFTKMEVHSWLLNSWHQEKQTIVMVTHDLDEAILLSDRVFILSQRPASIVGEVQVKLPRPRTMDMLTSLELKKDKEEILSVLAPYMKK, encoded by the coding sequence ATGAGCGGATTACAAATAAAAAATATAGTGAAATCTTTCGATGGAAAGAATGTATTAGAGAATATTAGTGCCTCTATACAAGAGGGAGAGTTTGTTTCTTTTGTAGGCCCGAGTGGTTGCGGGAAAAGCACATTATTAAATATGATTGCAAATGTTGAAAATCCAACAAGTGGGAACGTAACATATAACGATAAGCAAGTACAAGAGCAAGATGTTGTTAGTTATATGCCACAACAAGATTTATTACTACCGTGGAGATCGGCTTTGCAAAATATCGTTCTACCATTGGAAATCGAAGGGAAACCGAAAAAACAAAGACTAACAGAAGGAATGGAAGCATTAAAGCAGTTTGAGTTAGATGAATATGCAAATCATTATCCAGACGAATTGTCTGGTGGTATGCGCCAAAGAATTAGTTTTCTTCGCACATATTTATGTGAAAAGCCAATTATGCTACTTGATGAGCCTTTTGGAAAGTTAGATGCATTTACAAAAATGGAAGTACACAGTTGGCTTTTAAACTCTTGGCACCAAGAGAAGCAAACAATCGTTATGGTTACACATGACTTGGATGAGGCAATCTTGCTTTCGGATCGCGTATTTATTTTATCTCAAAGACCAGCATCAATAGTTGGCGAGGTACAAGTGAAATTACCTAGGCCGAGAACGATGGATATGTTAACATCACTCGAGTTAAAAAAGGATAAGGAAGAGATTTTAAGTGTGTTAGCTCCTTATATGAAAAAATAG
- a CDS encoding ABC-F family ATP-binding cassette domain-containing protein, translating into MSILTVENLNHSYGEKTILYNACFRLLKGEHVGLVGKNGIGKSTLLRILTGELIHDDGNIEWFPHVKVGFLQQHIDLQEGTTIEGYFQSAFSNLYAIEYEMLKIAEEMAGAVEVEVEKLLVRYGELQTILENSNFYQIHTEIEEVAIGLGLFEIGLEKDVSKLSGGQRTKLLLGKLLLEKADVLLLDEPTNYLDTAHIEWLQSYLKLYEKAYIIISHDEVFLNNITNVIYHLEERKVKRYVGDYEKFLQSYQLQRKQLQSAYVKQQKEIAQLETFIQKNKIRKAKQAKSREKVLEKMQRVEKVNNVPQSRFAFTVYNEPVSRILQAEKLRVGYSEPLFPDLNLQVKKGDKIAIVGHNGIGKTTILKTLLGQIKPLSGSIFVGDRVSPAYFAQEEFASEITPLEKVWAERPDMTKKEVRQALAKCGLKEEHVLKPIRLLSGGEQTKVRLCELIVTKSNVLILDEPTNHLDVETKMALQEALQQYTGTVLIVSHEPSFYESWITKVWNIEDWNAEQYE; encoded by the coding sequence ATGAGTATATTAACAGTAGAAAATTTAAATCATTCGTATGGTGAGAAAACCATCTTATATAATGCATGCTTTCGATTATTAAAGGGGGAGCATGTTGGGTTAGTAGGGAAAAATGGGATTGGAAAATCAACACTGTTAAGAATTTTAACAGGAGAACTTATACATGATGATGGGAACATTGAATGGTTTCCACATGTGAAGGTTGGATTTTTGCAGCAGCATATAGATTTACAAGAAGGGACAACAATTGAAGGATACTTTCAAAGTGCATTTTCTAACTTGTATGCGATTGAATACGAAATGTTAAAAATTGCAGAAGAGATGGCTGGAGCAGTAGAAGTAGAAGTAGAAAAATTGTTAGTAAGGTATGGAGAGTTACAAACTATATTGGAAAACTCTAATTTCTATCAAATTCATACAGAAATTGAAGAAGTAGCAATTGGTTTAGGATTGTTTGAAATAGGATTGGAAAAGGATGTTTCAAAGTTAAGTGGAGGACAGCGGACAAAGCTATTACTAGGAAAGCTTCTTCTAGAAAAAGCTGATGTTTTATTGCTAGATGAACCAACAAACTATTTAGATACAGCACATATAGAATGGTTGCAATCGTACTTGAAACTGTACGAAAAAGCTTATATTATCATTTCGCATGACGAAGTATTTTTGAACAATATTACGAATGTCATTTACCATCTAGAAGAACGAAAAGTTAAGCGGTATGTAGGGGATTATGAAAAGTTTTTACAAAGTTATCAATTGCAAAGGAAACAATTACAATCGGCGTATGTGAAACAACAAAAAGAAATTGCTCAGTTAGAAACATTTATTCAAAAAAATAAAATTCGAAAAGCAAAACAGGCAAAAAGTCGAGAGAAAGTATTAGAGAAAATGCAAAGGGTTGAAAAGGTAAATAATGTGCCTCAGTCCCGTTTTGCTTTTACTGTTTATAATGAACCAGTAAGTCGTATATTACAGGCTGAGAAACTAAGAGTGGGTTATAGTGAGCCGTTATTTCCAGACTTGAATTTACAAGTGAAGAAAGGAGACAAGATAGCTATTGTTGGTCATAATGGTATTGGAAAAACGACAATATTAAAAACGTTATTAGGTCAAATAAAGCCGCTAAGCGGCTCAATTTTTGTTGGGGACCGAGTGAGTCCAGCTTATTTTGCACAGGAAGAGTTTGCTTCAGAAATAACACCATTAGAGAAAGTTTGGGCAGAACGACCAGATATGACAAAGAAAGAAGTGCGCCAAGCATTAGCGAAGTGTGGATTGAAAGAAGAACACGTATTAAAACCTATTCGTTTATTAAGCGGTGGAGAGCAAACGAAAGTGCGTTTATGTGAACTTATCGTAACGAAAAGCAATGTTTTAATTTTAGACGAACCGACTAATCATTTGGATGTAGAAACTAAGATGGCTTTACAGGAAGCGTTACAACAATACACAGGAACAGTTTTAATTGTCTCACATGAACCTTCTTTCTATGAATCGTGGATAACAAAAGTATGGAATATAGAAGATTGGAATGCTGAACAATATGAATAA
- a CDS encoding glycosyl hydrolase family 18 protein translates to MRSQKFTLLLLSLLLFLPLFLTNFITPNLALADSPKQSQKIVGYFPSWGVYGRNYQVADIDASKLTHLNYAFADICWNGKHGNPSTHPDNPNKQTWNCKESGVPLQNKEVPNGTLVLGEPWADVTKSYPGSGTTWEDCDKYARCGNFGELKRLKAKYPHLKTIISVGGWTWSNRFSDMAADEKTRKVFAESTVAFLRAYGFDGVDLDWEYPGVETIPGGSYRPEDKQNFTLLLQDVRNALNKAGTEDGKQYLLTIASGASQRYADHTELKKISQILDWINIMTYDFHGGWEATSNHNAALYKDPNDPAANTNFYVDGAINVYTNEGVPVDKLVLGVPFYGRGWKSCGKENNGQYQPCKPGSDGKLASKGTWDDYSTGDTGVYDYGDLAANYVNKNGFVRYWNDTAKVPYLYNATTGTFISYDDNESMKYKTDYIKTKGLSGAMFWELSGDCRTSPKYSCSGPKLLDTLVKELLGGPISQKDTEPPTNVKNIVVTNKNSNSVQLNWTASTDNVAVTEYEITAGEEKWSTTTNSITIKNLKPNTEYAFSVIAKDAAGNKSHPTTLTVKTDEANTTPPDGNGTATFSVTSNWGSGYNFSIIIKNNGTTPIKNWKLEFDYSGNLTQVWDSKISSKTNNHYVITNAGWNGEIPPGGSITIGGAGTGNPAELLNAVISEN, encoded by the coding sequence ATGAGGTCTCAAAAATTTACACTGCTATTACTATCTCTACTACTTTTCTTACCTCTTTTTCTCACAAATTTTATTACTCCAAATCTCGCATTAGCAGATTCACCAAAGCAAAGTCAAAAAATTGTTGGGTACTTTCCTTCGTGGGGCGTTTACGGACGTAATTATCAAGTTGCTGATATTGATGCATCAAAACTTACTCACCTTAACTATGCTTTCGCGGATATTTGTTGGAATGGAAAACATGGAAACCCTTCTACTCATCCTGATAATCCAAATAAACAAACGTGGAACTGTAAAGAATCTGGTGTACCATTGCAAAATAAAGAGGTTCCTAATGGTACTCTCGTACTCGGGGAACCATGGGCTGATGTTACCAAATCGTATCCTGGCTCAGGGACAACTTGGGAAGATTGCGATAAATATGCCCGTTGCGGAAATTTCGGAGAACTAAAACGATTAAAAGCTAAATATCCTCACTTAAAAACAATTATTTCCGTTGGTGGCTGGACTTGGTCTAACCGCTTTTCTGATATGGCCGCTGATGAAAAAACAAGAAAAGTATTTGCTGAATCTACAGTAGCTTTTCTTCGCGCATATGGGTTTGATGGCGTAGATTTAGACTGGGAATATCCGGGCGTTGAAACGATTCCTGGTGGTAGTTATCGTCCTGAAGATAAACAAAATTTCACTCTTCTTCTTCAAGACGTCCGAAATGCTTTGAATAAAGCAGGTACTGAAGATGGCAAACAATATTTACTAACAATCGCTTCAGGTGCAAGCCAACGCTACGCTGATCATACAGAGCTAAAGAAAATTTCTCAAATACTCGATTGGATTAATATTATGACATATGATTTCCACGGCGGATGGGAAGCTACTTCTAATCATAATGCAGCTCTATATAAGGATCCAAATGACCCAGCAGCAAATACGAATTTTTACGTAGATGGTGCTATAAATGTTTATACAAATGAAGGTGTTCCAGTCGATAAACTAGTATTAGGCGTACCCTTTTACGGACGTGGCTGGAAAAGTTGTGGAAAAGAAAATAACGGACAATATCAACCTTGCAAACCAGGTAGTGATGGGAAACTTGCTTCTAAAGGTACTTGGGATGATTATTCTACCGGTGACACAGGTGTGTATGATTACGGTGATTTAGCAGCCAATTACGTTAATAAAAATGGTTTTGTACGCTACTGGAATGACACAGCTAAAGTCCCTTACTTATATAATGCGACTACAGGCACATTTATTAGCTACGATGACAATGAATCTATGAAATATAAAACAGACTATATAAAGACGAAAGGTTTAAGTGGAGCAATGTTTTGGGAACTAAGCGGGGATTGCCGTACAAGTCCAAAATATAGTTGTAGTGGTCCAAAATTACTTGATACGCTAGTAAAAGAATTACTTGGTGGACCTATTAGTCAAAAAGATACTGAGCCACCAACGAATGTTAAAAACATTGTAGTTACGAATAAAAATTCAAACTCAGTTCAATTAAACTGGACTGCATCTACTGATAACGTAGCAGTTACGGAATATGAAATTACTGCTGGAGAAGAGAAATGGAGTACAACAACCAATAGCATTACAATTAAAAACTTAAAACCTAATACTGAATACGCATTTTCAGTAATTGCTAAAGATGCTGCTGGAAATAAATCACACCCTACCACTCTTACCGTCAAAACGGATGAAGCTAATACAACACCTCCTGATGGAAATGGCACTGCTACATTTTCAGTCACTTCGAATTGGGGAAGCGGTTATAACTTCTCGATTATAATTAAAAATAACGGAACGACTCCTATTAAAAATTGGAAATTAGAATTTGATTATAGCGGCAATTTAACACAAGTTTGGGATTCTAAAATTAGTAGTAAAACAAATAATCATTATGTAATTACGAACGCAGGATGGAATGGCGAAATTCCTCCTGGTGGATCTATTACAATTGGTGGTGCAGGAACGGGTAATCCTGCCGAACTTTTAAATGCCGTCATTAGCGAAAACTAG
- a CDS encoding DUF1992 domain-containing protein yields the protein MDVFLNIAEEKIRKAIRNGDLDYLPGKGKPLQLEDFSMVPPELRMSYKILKNAGMIPPEMELQKDILKIEDLIACCYDEEERKKLREELTVKTLRFQQVMEKRKIKDSSAFRMYQDKVFRKLR from the coding sequence GTGGATGTGTTTTTGAACATTGCTGAAGAAAAAATTCGAAAAGCAATACGGAATGGTGATCTTGATTATCTTCCGGGAAAAGGAAAACCACTACAATTAGAAGATTTTTCAATGGTACCTCCAGAACTTAGAATGAGCTATAAAATTTTAAAAAATGCGGGAATGATTCCACCAGAAATGGAACTACAAAAAGATATATTAAAAATAGAGGATCTAATTGCTTGCTGTTATGATGAAGAAGAGAGAAAGAAATTAAGAGAAGAGTTAACAGTAAAAACGCTTCGTTTTCAGCAGGTAATGGAAAAGAGAAAGATTAAAGATAGTTCAGCTTTTCGTATGTATCAAGACAAAGTATTTCGTAAATTACGCTAA
- a CDS encoding thioredoxin family protein, whose amino-acid sequence MTTFKTIEELATYIEEQQLVLLFIKTENCGVCDVMVRKVNCVLENYDYVEKIEILLQDMQEIAGRYAVFTGPTILLFYNGKEILRESRFISLENLERTIQLFEE is encoded by the coding sequence ATGACTACATTTAAAACGATAGAAGAATTAGCGACCTATATCGAAGAACAACAATTGGTACTTCTGTTTATTAAAACGGAAAATTGTGGTGTTTGTGATGTTATGGTAAGAAAAGTAAATTGCGTATTAGAGAATTATGATTACGTAGAGAAAATAGAGATATTACTACAAGACATGCAAGAGATTGCGGGGCGATATGCCGTATTTACAGGACCGACAATTTTATTATTTTATAATGGAAAAGAGATCCTTCGAGAATCGCGCTTCATTTCACTTGAAAATCTAGAGAGAACCATTCAATTATTCGAGGAATAA
- a CDS encoding TetR/AcrR family transcriptional regulator encodes MRRSAEEIKKEIAYKAESLFSQKGYAATSMEEICEITERSKGSIYYHFKSKEELFLFVVKQHTYDWVEKWNEKEKLYSTSTEKLYGIAEYHVEDIQQPISNAIEEFSMSQVVSKEILDELLALTRESYVMFEKLIEAGIQSGEFREDNARDLMYIVNGLLSGLGVLYYELDYKELKRIYKKAIDVLLKGMAAE; translated from the coding sequence ATGAGAAGAAGCGCAGAAGAGATAAAGAAAGAAATTGCATATAAAGCAGAAAGTCTATTTTCACAGAAGGGCTATGCAGCTACATCTATGGAAGAGATTTGTGAAATTACAGAGCGAAGTAAAGGAAGCATTTATTATCACTTTAAAAGTAAAGAAGAATTATTTTTATTTGTAGTGAAACAGCATACGTATGATTGGGTTGAAAAATGGAATGAAAAAGAGAAGTTGTATAGCACTAGTACTGAAAAACTATATGGTATCGCGGAATATCATGTAGAGGACATACAGCAACCAATTTCAAATGCAATAGAGGAATTCTCTATGAGCCAAGTTGTAAGTAAAGAGATTCTGGATGAACTGTTAGCTTTAACTAGAGAATCATATGTTATGTTTGAGAAATTAATTGAAGCAGGTATACAGTCTGGAGAGTTCCGTGAAGATAATGCTCGTGATCTTATGTATATTGTGAACGGATTATTATCAGGGCTTGGAGTACTTTACTACGAGTTAGATTATAAAGAGCTGAAACGTATTTATAAAAAGGCAATAGATGTATTGTTAAAAGGAATGGCAGCTGAATAA
- a CDS encoding MFS transporter, with translation MKALFKNRAFMLVMASDILQQFAIWIRNMALLYFIMERTNNDPVSVSLLSVMEYAPIFIFSFIGGALADRWNPKRTMVAGDVLSVLSIIGIVVLLKFDYWQAIFFATLISAIVGQFSQPSSSRIFKRYVKEEEVANAIAFNQTLQSLFMIFGPVVGSIVYTQLGLFTSLYSLIILFLLSAIILSFLPKWVEQEQVARDSLKNDIKEGWKYVLHTKNLRMITITFTIMGLAVGLTNPLEVFLVIERLGMEKEAVQYLAAADGIGMLIGGIVAAVFASKVNPKKMFVFGMSILAMSFLVEGLSTSFWITSFMRFGTGICLACVNIVVGTLMIQLVPENMVGRVNGTILPLFMGAMLIGTSLAGGLKELTSLVTVFCIAMALILLAIGPVLRMQIKKEAVANKEELTNSLASK, from the coding sequence GTGAAAGCTTTATTTAAAAACCGAGCATTTATGCTCGTTATGGCATCTGATATTTTACAACAATTTGCAATTTGGATTAGAAATATGGCTCTTTTATATTTCATAATGGAGCGGACAAATAATGATCCAGTTTCAGTGTCTCTATTATCTGTCATGGAGTATGCACCTATCTTTATTTTCTCGTTCATTGGTGGTGCATTAGCAGATCGTTGGAATCCGAAAAGAACAATGGTTGCTGGAGATGTGTTAAGTGTACTGTCTATTATAGGAATTGTCGTATTGTTAAAATTTGATTATTGGCAGGCTATATTTTTTGCAACACTCATTTCCGCGATTGTAGGGCAGTTTTCTCAGCCGTCATCGTCGCGTATATTTAAGCGCTATGTAAAGGAAGAAGAGGTAGCAAATGCGATTGCATTTAATCAAACATTACAGTCCTTATTTATGATTTTTGGGCCAGTTGTAGGATCAATTGTGTATACACAACTTGGCTTATTTACATCACTATATAGCTTAATCATTCTATTTTTGTTATCGGCTATCATCCTTTCATTTTTACCAAAATGGGTTGAACAAGAGCAAGTGGCAAGAGATTCATTAAAAAATGATATAAAAGAAGGATGGAAATACGTTCTTCACACGAAAAATTTACGTATGATTACGATCACTTTTACAATTATGGGTTTAGCTGTTGGATTAACGAATCCATTAGAAGTATTCCTTGTAATTGAACGTTTAGGCATGGAAAAAGAAGCTGTTCAATATTTAGCGGCAGCTGACGGAATAGGTATGTTAATCGGTGGTATTGTTGCTGCAGTTTTCGCTTCAAAAGTGAATCCGAAAAAGATGTTTGTATTCGGTATGAGTATATTAGCGATGTCATTTTTAGTAGAAGGGCTATCTACATCATTTTGGATTACTAGTTTCATGAGATTTGGAACAGGTATTTGTTTAGCTTGTGTTAATATCGTTGTCGGTACGCTTATGATTCAACTTGTACCAGAAAATATGGTTGGAAGAGTAAATGGGACGATTTTACCACTGTTTATGGGGGCAATGTTAATTGGAACTTCACTAGCTGGAGGATTAAAGGAACTAACTTCACTAGTTACTGTGTTTTGTATAGCGATGGCACTTATTTTATTAGCGATAGGGCCAGTTCTACGTATGCAAATAAAGAAAGAAGCTGTCGCTAATAAAGAGGAACTAACAAATTCGTTAGCTTCGAAATAA
- a CDS encoding helix-turn-helix transcriptional regulator, translated as MSQLYTDVVKTILQVRSNGVKNQIYELRTGNNISQGALADKCKVSRQTINAIENNKYDPSLALAFRLAEVLGTTVDKLFLYKQ; from the coding sequence ATGAGCCAATTATATACTGATGTTGTAAAAACGATTTTACAAGTTAGGAGCAATGGTGTGAAAAATCAAATCTATGAATTACGCACTGGAAATAATATTTCACAAGGCGCATTAGCTGATAAATGCAAGGTTTCTAGACAAACGATAAATGCAATTGAGAATAATAAATATGATCCAAGCTTAGCGTTAGCATTCCGTTTAGCTGAAGTATTAGGAACAACTGTTGATAAATTATTTTTGTACA